A single Campylobacter hyointestinalis subsp. hyointestinalis DNA region contains:
- a CDS encoding UDP-N-acetylmuramoyl-L-alanyl-D-glutamate--2,6-diaminopimelate ligase produces MKIMLKNGNFITDNSKDCTFGCYFALSNSNAKFENVAKSLGAKIITPKEAKTLLGLDDSIKLVGITGTNGKTTTASAIYETLLNLGFKAGISGTRGAFINGKQIADKGLTTSQILETLSYLKLAKEAGCEYFVMEVSSHAIAQDRIEGLKFALKIFTNLSQDHLDFHKTIEEYARVKSSFFKDITPKLINGDDKNLSYDKTNSMTYGFTSDATFYAFDYSLKGGINATIKTNGEEIKFQSSLQGKFNLYNLLCAFGALKFLTKKSSDEISKALSKFSGAPGRVEIVSRNPLVIVDFAHTPDGIEKVLDALKDEELIVVFGAGGDRDKTKRPVMGQIVQKYAKIAIVTSDNPRSEEPSSIIEDIVSKIELGDNIIKEVDRKKAINLALNLAKNGEAVVILGKGDEPYQEIKSVKYPFSDKDVVRDILNLNNKGNI; encoded by the coding sequence ATGAAAATAATGCTTAAAAATGGGAATTTTATCACGGACAATTCCAAAGATTGTACCTTTGGTTGCTACTTTGCACTTTCAAATTCAAATGCTAAATTTGAGAACGTCGCAAAAAGTTTAGGGGCAAAGATTATAACCCCAAAAGAAGCAAAAACTCTTTTAGGTTTAGATGATAGCATCAAACTAGTAGGCATCACAGGAACGAACGGCAAGACGACTACTGCGTCAGCCATTTACGAAACCCTTTTAAATTTGGGTTTTAAAGCAGGTATCAGCGGCACAAGAGGTGCTTTTATAAATGGCAAACAAATCGCAGATAAAGGACTTACTACAAGTCAAATTCTAGAGACTTTAAGCTATCTAAAACTAGCTAAAGAAGCAGGTTGTGAGTATTTTGTGATGGAAGTAAGCTCTCATGCTATCGCACAAGATCGTATAGAAGGGCTTAAATTTGCACTTAAGATTTTTACAAATTTAAGCCAAGATCATCTAGATTTTCATAAAACCATAGAAGAGTATGCTAGAGTAAAGTCGAGCTTTTTTAAAGATATTACGCCAAAACTTATAAATGGCGATGATAAAAATTTATCATACGACAAAACAAATTCTATGACATACGGCTTTACTTCTGACGCTACGTTTTACGCCTTTGATTATAGTCTAAAAGGCGGTATAAATGCGACTATAAAAACAAACGGCGAAGAGATCAAATTTCAAAGTTCTTTGCAGGGTAAATTTAATCTTTATAACCTTTTATGTGCTTTTGGTGCGCTTAAGTTCTTGACAAAGAAGAGCTCTGATGAGATAAGCAAGGCGTTGTCTAAATTTAGCGGAGCACCTGGTAGAGTTGAGATAGTAAGCAGGAATCCGCTTGTCATAGTTGATTTTGCTCATACTCCTGATGGTATTGAAAAAGTACTTGATGCTTTGAAAGATGAAGAGCTTATAGTTGTTTTTGGTGCAGGCGGAGATAGGGATAAAACTAAGCGCCCGGTTATGGGTCAAATCGTACAGAAATACGCTAAAATCGCTATAGTTACTAGTGATAATCCAAGAAGTGAAGAGCCAAGCTCTATCATCGAAGATATAGTTAGCAAAATAGAGCTTGGTGATAATATCATAAAAGAAGTAGATCGTAAAAAAGCTATAAATTTAGCTCTAAATCTAGCAAAAAACGGCGAAGCTGTAGTAATCCTAGGTAAAGGCGACGAGCCTTATCAAGAGATAAAAAGCGTAAAGTATCCATTTAGCGACAAAGACGTCGTAAGAGATATACTAAATTTAAATAACAAAGGCAATATATGA
- the panD gene encoding aspartate 1-decarboxylase — protein sequence MKIQMLSSKIHRATVTDANLNYVGSITIDEKLMKAANLLEYQKVEILDINNGERFQTYVIKGNKKGEICLNGAAARKVCVGDLVIIVAYASMKTKKAKDFSPTIVHVDSKNEII from the coding sequence ATGAAAATACAAATGCTATCTAGTAAGATCCATAGAGCCACTGTGACTGACGCAAATTTAAACTACGTAGGCTCGATAACGATAGATGAAAAGCTTATGAAAGCAGCAAATTTACTTGAGTATCAAAAAGTTGAAATTTTAGATATAAATAACGGCGAGAGATTTCAAACATACGTTATAAAAGGTAATAAAAAAGGCGAAATTTGCCTAAATGGTGCAGCAGCTAGAAAGGTTTGCGTAGGAGATCTTGTGATAATAGTCGCCTACGCTTCTATGAAAACAAAAAAAGCTAAAGATTTTAGCCCTACTATCGTTCATGTAGATAGCAAAAACGAGATAATTTAA
- a CDS encoding methyl-accepting chemotaxis protein, with the protein MNEISANVTEQVNQIKLLSSHAKDISGAAELISEITDQTNLLALNAAIEAARAGEAGRGFAVVADEIRKLAEKTGTATNEITNTIKIIQEQTELAVSIIEQGVPKVEDGYKLSNEVAELLNEIYNQAIDSSNKAAEVVNVAENQVDSMNSLASNIENIAKVSNDTKDNMDSNQARLKELETISKKLNDLMDFFKI; encoded by the coding sequence ATGAATGAGATCAGTGCAAATGTAACAGAACAAGTAAATCAAATCAAGCTTTTAAGCAGTCACGCAAAAGACATCAGCGGTGCAGCTGAGCTTATCTCAGAGATAACAGACCAAACAAATCTTTTAGCTCTAAATGCAGCCATAGAAGCAGCTCGCGCAGGAGAAGCCGGACGTGGATTTGCCGTTGTTGCTGATGAGATAAGAAAGTTAGCTGAGAAGACAGGAACCGCGACAAATGAGATAACAAACACTATCAAAATCATACAAGAGCAAACAGAACTTGCAGTTAGCATCATAGAGCAAGGCGTCCCAAAAGTCGAGGATGGATACAAGCTTTCAAATGAAGTAGCAGAGCTACTAAATGAAATTTACAATCAAGCCATAGATTCGTCAAATAAAGCCGCAGAAGTAGTAAATGTGGCTGAAAATCAAGTAGATTCTATGAATTCATTAGCGTCAAATATAGAAAATATCGCAAAAGTTTCAAACGACACAAAAGACAATATGGATTCAAACCAAGCTAGATTAAAAGAGTTAGAAACTATCTCTAAGAAGCTAAATGATCTTATGGATTTTTTCAAAATTTAG
- a CDS encoding YbaB/EbfC family nucleoid-associated protein — MFKDFDFSKMGEVLAQAQQKAKEFEDEVASKEFISKSGGGLISVKSNGKGEILDISIDDSLLEDKESLQILLISAVNDAIKLSENEKKSAASKMLGGFGGFGI, encoded by the coding sequence ATGTTTAAAGATTTTGATTTTTCAAAAATGGGCGAAGTCTTAGCGCAAGCACAACAAAAAGCTAAAGAATTTGAAGATGAGGTTGCGTCCAAAGAGTTTATTTCTAAAAGTGGCGGTGGACTGATAAGCGTAAAATCAAATGGCAAAGGCGAGATCTTAGATATAAGTATAGATGATAGCCTACTAGAAGACAAAGAGAGTTTGCAGATACTTTTGATATCTGCTGTAAATGATGCTATAAAACTATCTGAAAACGAGAAAAAAAGTGCAGCCTCTAAAATGCTTGGAGGCTTTGGCGGATTTGGAATTTAG
- a CDS encoding DUF7488 domain-containing protein: MKRLVLLFCFIFGALSVFAEPRPTPEDLQACYEKNRDSVFEYKGLMAISLNKDLAAVLYDKDKKLDSRDYIKFDPYLGLYLVRVDRTLKAPFMMNELDTKPGMWVNVLDQNVSEIGHIKSFGNTISDFDELTYDAQKPGLLLCDCCSMLGIAIGGNKFIGNRYIKHFMKDDDVFYGDIGVEFGDINGTLRVKSSNPFSAGKELLSGDKIVMVNNKIPTDLRDLNEMILFAPKNSSFKFDIVRNDQNQTIVFDMKYPPNQIQNQLKIGSADINSTKKTETKKAKKYISFLPKYGIQVSKNATVQKVTPRSKAAKAGFRVGDKILAVDKRSVLSAADIEKAMRAQKNKFYFLVSRDDFQFFIRVYK, encoded by the coding sequence ATGAAAAGGCTGGTTTTACTTTTTTGCTTTATCTTTGGTGCTCTTAGTGTTTTTGCCGAGCCTCGTCCCACTCCAGAAGACTTACAAGCTTGTTATGAAAAAAACAGAGATTCTGTTTTTGAATACAAAGGGCTGATGGCTATATCTTTGAACAAAGATTTGGCTGCTGTTTTATACGATAAAGATAAGAAGCTAGATAGTCGTGATTATATTAAATTTGATCCATATCTAGGGCTTTATCTAGTTAGGGTAGATCGCACTTTAAAAGCTCCTTTTATGATGAATGAGCTAGATACTAAACCTGGCATGTGGGTAAATGTACTAGATCAAAACGTAAGCGAGATAGGGCATATAAAATCTTTTGGGAATACTATAAGCGACTTTGATGAGCTGACTTATGATGCTCAAAAACCAGGTCTTTTGCTGTGCGATTGCTGTTCTATGCTAGGTATCGCTATAGGCGGAAATAAATTTATAGGAAATCGCTACATAAAGCATTTTATGAAAGACGATGATGTTTTTTATGGCGATATAGGGGTTGAATTTGGTGATATAAATGGCACTTTGCGCGTAAAAAGCTCAAATCCATTTTCTGCGGGTAAAGAGCTACTTAGTGGCGATAAGATAGTTATGGTAAATAATAAAATCCCTACTGATCTAAGAGATCTAAACGAGATGATACTATTTGCACCAAAAAATAGTAGTTTTAAATTTGATATCGTAAGAAACGATCAAAATCAGACTATTGTCTTTGATATGAAGTATCCACCAAATCAAATTCAAAACCAGCTTAAAATCGGCTCTGCTGACATAAATTCCACAAAGAAAACCGAAACAAAAAAAGCTAAAAAATATATCTCATTTTTACCAAAATACGGCATACAAGTTTCTAAAAATGCAACCGTTCAGAAGGTAACTCCACGCTCTAAAGCAGCAAAAGCAGGCTTTAGAGTAGGAGATAAGATTTTAGCTGTAGATAAAAGATCTGTCCTCTCAGCAGCAGATATAGAAAAGGCGATGCGAGCTCAGAAAAATAAATTTTATTTTTTAGTTTCAAGAGATGATTTTCAATTTTTCATAAGAGTTTATAAATGA
- a CDS encoding polyprenyl synthetase family protein: MSFDEYLNLNLPRVESFHPHFNDALAWVLKAGGKHFRAKLLLGVVEAIKPDMLQNAYPVALGVELFHTYSLVHDDLPAMDNAPLRRGVETLHVKYDEVTAILVGDALNTHAFYVISNADLAPEIIVKCTQILSKNGGIYGMAIGQACDCFFERKRLALDELKFLHIHKTGALIAASMQMGAVIAGLDKVKCDEIYKIGIKLGLAFQIHDDIIDATSKQADAGKPTSNDVFKNSFTNLLGISQAKKQRDELEEQILDELKDSPIKNLVTNLINKYLKG, from the coding sequence ATGAGCTTTGATGAGTATTTAAATTTAAATTTGCCGCGAGTAGAGAGCTTTCATCCGCATTTTAATGACGCTTTGGCTTGGGTTTTGAAAGCTGGCGGCAAACATTTTAGAGCTAAGCTTTTGCTTGGAGTCGTTGAGGCTATAAAACCCGATATGTTACAAAATGCTTATCCGGTGGCTCTTGGAGTTGAGCTTTTTCATACTTATTCTTTGGTGCATGATGATCTTCCTGCTATGGATAATGCACCGCTTCGCAGAGGCGTAGAAACTCTTCACGTAAAATATGACGAAGTCACGGCTATCTTAGTAGGTGACGCTTTAAATACTCACGCGTTTTACGTTATTTCTAATGCCGATTTGGCTCCTGAAATTATAGTAAAATGTACGCAAATTTTATCTAAAAACGGTGGAATTTATGGTATGGCGATAGGGCAGGCTTGTGATTGTTTTTTTGAAAGAAAACGCTTGGCTTTAGATGAGCTAAAGTTTTTGCATATTCATAAAACAGGAGCCTTGATCGCTGCAAGTATGCAGATGGGAGCCGTGATAGCTGGACTTGATAAAGTAAAGTGCGATGAAATTTATAAAATTGGCATAAAACTAGGTCTTGCGTTTCAAATCCATGATGATATCATAGATGCTACGAGCAAGCAAGCAGACGCTGGAAAACCTACAAGTAATGATGTATTTAAAAATTCTTTTACAAATTTACTCGGAATCAGTCAAGCAAAAAAACAAAGAGACGAACTAGAAGAACAGATACTTGATGAGTTAAAAGATTCTCCTATAAAAAATCTTGTTACAAATTTAATAAATAAATACCTAAAGGGATAA
- the tkt gene encoding transketolase has protein sequence MLEKQANTIRFLCADMVQNANSGHPGTPMGLADLMSVLMRHIKHNPKNPKWLNRDRLIFSGGHASSLVYSYLYLSGYNVSLEDLKNFRKLGSKTPGHPEIETSGVEIATGPLGQGVANAVGFAMAAKSAANLLGSEIINHKVYCLCGDGDLEEGISYEACALAGKHCLNNLVIIYDSNNITIEGDTSIAWCEDVKVRFEAAGFEVAKIDGHNFDEIEFALSEAADKEKPYLIIANTKIAKGAGKLEGSHHAHGAPLGEDIIKEAKIKAGFDPLKTFFVDDDVLFAFRSTIELGDLEEAKWNKLVSELEPSKKELLNSLLNPDFSRIDFPNLKGEKLATRDSNGKILNAIAAALPGFIGGSADLAPSNKTELKGFGDFPNGKNLHFGIREHAMAAICNAYARYGIFLPFSATFFIFSDYLKAGARIAALMGVKHFFIWTHDSIGVGEDGPTHEPIEQLSTFRAMPNFYVFRPADGNENVECWKTALNLNAPSAFVCSRQALVPLDEPKFGNVKNGAYIVKKSQNPKITLVASGSEVGLCLEAADLLEKQNIDTNVVSAPCFDLLCEQNRDYIDTIFDPSTKVLAVEAASGLEWYKFANDVVRMKTFGASAPANELFRYFGFTAENIANKAKDLL, from the coding sequence ATGCTAGAAAAACAGGCTAATACTATAAGATTTTTATGCGCGGATATGGTTCAAAATGCGAATTCAGGTCATCCTGGTACGCCAATGGGACTTGCTGATTTAATGAGTGTTTTGATGAGGCATATAAAGCATAATCCAAAAAATCCAAAATGGCTAAATAGAGATCGCTTGATCTTTAGCGGTGGGCATGCTAGTAGCCTTGTTTATAGCTATTTATATCTTAGCGGTTATAATGTTAGCTTGGAGGATTTAAAAAACTTTAGAAAGCTTGGCTCAAAAACCCCTGGTCACCCAGAGATCGAAACTAGCGGAGTAGAGATAGCTACTGGACCTTTAGGGCAAGGCGTTGCAAATGCAGTTGGTTTTGCTATGGCGGCAAAAAGTGCGGCAAATTTACTAGGTAGTGAGATCATAAATCATAAAGTTTATTGTCTTTGCGGCGATGGCGATTTAGAAGAAGGTATCAGCTACGAGGCTTGTGCTCTTGCTGGAAAACACTGCTTAAATAACTTGGTCATCATATATGATAGCAACAATATCACTATAGAAGGTGATACCTCCATAGCTTGGTGTGAAGATGTAAAAGTACGTTTTGAGGCTGCAGGTTTTGAAGTGGCAAAGATAGACGGACACAACTTTGATGAGATCGAATTTGCTCTAAGTGAGGCTGCGGATAAAGAAAAACCGTATCTTATCATAGCAAATACTAAAATAGCCAAAGGCGCTGGAAAACTTGAAGGCAGCCACCACGCACACGGAGCTCCTCTTGGCGAAGATATCATAAAAGAGGCAAAGATAAAAGCTGGATTTGATCCGCTTAAGACGTTTTTTGTAGATGATGACGTACTTTTTGCTTTTAGAAGTACAATCGAGCTTGGTGATCTTGAAGAAGCTAAGTGGAATAAGCTAGTAAGCGAACTCGAACCTAGTAAAAAAGAGCTTTTAAACTCTCTTTTAAATCCGGATTTTTCACGTATTGACTTTCCAAATTTAAAGGGTGAAAAACTAGCAACTAGAGATAGCAATGGTAAGATTTTGAATGCTATCGCAGCTGCGCTTCCTGGATTTATCGGAGGTAGTGCGGACTTAGCACCTAGCAACAAAACAGAGTTAAAAGGATTTGGAGATTTTCCAAATGGTAAAAATTTACATTTTGGTATAAGAGAACACGCTATGGCTGCTATTTGCAATGCTTATGCAAGATATGGTATATTTTTACCGTTTTCAGCGACATTTTTCATCTTTAGTGATTATCTAAAAGCAGGAGCTAGGATAGCAGCACTTATGGGCGTTAAACACTTTTTTATATGGACTCATGATAGTATCGGCGTAGGAGAGGACGGTCCTACTCATGAACCTATCGAGCAGCTTTCTACATTTAGAGCTATGCCGAATTTCTATGTTTTCCGTCCTGCTGATGGAAATGAAAATGTAGAATGCTGGAAAACTGCACTAAATTTAAATGCGCCTTCTGCTTTCGTGTGTTCTCGTCAAGCATTAGTTCCGCTTGATGAGCCTAAATTTGGAAACGTAAAAAATGGAGCTTATATAGTCAAAAAATCACAAAATCCAAAGATAACGCTTGTCGCAAGCGGTAGTGAAGTAGGGCTTTGTTTAGAGGCTGCTGATCTTTTGGAAAAACAAAATATAGATACAAACGTAGTTTCTGCGCCTTGTTTTGACCTGCTTTGTGAACAAAATAGGGACTATATAGATACTATCTTTGATCCATCTACAAAGGTTTTAGCAGTAGAAGCAGCGAGTGGCTTAGAGTGGTATAAATTTGCAAATGATGTTGTACGAATGAAAACGTTTGGTGCTTCGGCTCCTGCAAATGAGCTGTTTAGGTATTTTGGATTTACTGCTGAAAATATCGCAAACAAAGCAAAAGATCTACTCTAA
- the ung gene encoding uracil-DNA glycosylase, protein MTIDLAKVKIEESWKEILKDEFLSPYFLDIKANLINALKSQTVYPPNNLIFNAFNLTPFDKVKVVILGQDPYHGARQAMGLSFSVPAGIRIPPSLVNVYKEIKDDLGITEPNCGDLSYWAKQGVLLLNATLSVAAGMPNSHAHFGWQRFTDAVIRAISRHKSNVVFMLWGNPAKAKMELIDGSRHLILSAAHPSPLARGAFFGSRHFSKCNDYLIATSQTPIDWDLNNSNL, encoded by the coding sequence ATGACAATTGATTTAGCTAAAGTTAAGATCGAAGAGAGCTGGAAAGAAATCTTAAAAGATGAATTTCTAAGCCCGTATTTTTTAGATATAAAAGCAAATTTGATAAATGCTCTAAAATCACAAACTGTATATCCTCCAAATAACCTTATATTTAACGCATTTAATCTCACTCCGTTTGATAAAGTAAAAGTAGTCATCCTAGGACAAGATCCGTACCATGGCGCAAGACAAGCTATGGGACTAAGTTTTTCAGTACCAGCTGGGATCAGAATTCCTCCAAGCCTAGTAAATGTCTATAAAGAAATCAAGGACGATCTAGGTATCACTGAACCAAACTGCGGCGATCTCTCATACTGGGCAAAACAAGGGGTTTTGCTGTTAAATGCCACTCTTAGCGTAGCAGCAGGTATGCCAAACTCACACGCTCATTTCGGTTGGCAAAGATTTACGGACGCCGTTATAAGGGCTATAAGTAGGCACAAATCAAATGTAGTTTTTATGCTATGGGGAAACCCAGCAAAAGCAAAAATGGAGCTAATAGACGGTTCGCGTCATCTTATCTTAAGTGCGGCTCATCCAAGCCCCTTAGCACGCGGCGCATTTTTTGGTTCACGTCACTTTTCAAAATGTAATGATTATCTCATAGCAACATCTCAAACCCCTATAGACTGGGATTTAAACAACTCGAATTTATAA
- the rplT gene encoding 50S ribosomal protein L20 codes for MARVKTGVVRRRRHKKVLKLARGFYSARHKHFRKAKEQLERSLVYAFRDRRAKKRDFRRLWIIRINAACRLNDISYSRFMNGLKKANIALDRKVLANLAMNDAAAFAGIVAEAKKAL; via the coding sequence ATGGCAAGAGTTAAAACAGGCGTAGTAAGAAGAAGACGCCATAAAAAAGTTCTAAAACTAGCTCGTGGATTTTACAGTGCTAGACATAAACATTTTAGAAAAGCAAAAGAACAATTAGAAAGAAGTTTAGTCTATGCGTTCCGTGATAGACGTGCGAAAAAACGTGATTTCCGTAGATTATGGATCATCCGTATTAACGCAGCTTGCAGACTAAATGATATAAGCTATTCAAGATTTATGAATGGTCTTAAAAAAGCAAATATCGCCCTAGACAGAAAAGTTTTGGCAAATTTAGCTATGAATGACGCAGCAGCATTTGCTGGTATCGTAGCAGAGGCTAAAAAAGCTCTATGA
- the rpmI gene encoding 50S ribosomal protein L35, with protein MPKMKSVRGAAKRFKVGKNKIKRGSAFRSHILTKKPSKRMRDLRQSHYVDSTNVSAVKKMLCI; from the coding sequence ATGCCAAAGATGAAGTCTGTTCGTGGCGCAGCTAAACGCTTTAAAGTTGGAAAAAACAAGATCAAAAGAGGCTCAGCATTTAGAAGCCACATCTTGACTAAAAAACCATCTAAGCGTATGAGAGACCTTAGACAATCACATTATGTTGATAGTACTAACGTTTCAGCTGTTAAAAAAATGCTTTGCATATAA
- a CDS encoding Fe(3+) ABC transporter substrate-binding protein, with product MKKSVLFLGLLASVMLANEVNIYTARHYDADQRIYDAFEAKTGIKVRATQAKAGELIKKLEIEGASSKADIFITADIGNLYSAKEKGLLQSVSSKYLEETIPSNLRDDENQWFAVTKRARVIVYAKDKFDPIKEGLNDYEDLANPNLKDKLLIRSGSAGYNKTLIASQIAHNGEAKTLELSKGIVANFARDPKGADRDQIRALAAGEGLIAVVNTYYIGLMLNSPKQSDIEAAKSIGIIFPNQKSYGTHINISGVGLTKASKNRDNAIKFMEFLLSPEAQEIIANINYEYPVNKNVKPSQTTASFGEFKEDEISLNKIGENLKKAVFVIDQAGWK from the coding sequence ATGAAAAAAAGCGTATTGTTTTTAGGGCTTTTAGCAAGCGTTATGTTGGCTAATGAGGTAAATATATATACCGCAAGACATTATGATGCAGATCAAAGAATATACGACGCATTTGAAGCAAAAACCGGCATCAAAGTCAGGGCTACCCAAGCAAAAGCTGGTGAGCTTATCAAAAAGCTTGAGATAGAAGGAGCAAGCTCAAAAGCAGATATTTTTATCACAGCTGATATCGGGAATTTGTACTCGGCAAAAGAAAAAGGACTTTTACAAAGCGTGAGTTCTAAGTATCTAGAAGAAACTATTCCATCAAATTTACGAGATGATGAGAATCAGTGGTTTGCCGTGACAAAAAGAGCTAGAGTGATCGTTTATGCAAAGGATAAATTTGATCCAATAAAAGAAGGTCTAAATGACTATGAAGATCTTGCAAATCCAAATTTAAAAGATAAACTTCTTATAAGAAGTGGCTCTGCAGGATACAATAAAACGCTCATCGCTTCTCAAATAGCACATAATGGTGAGGCAAAAACGCTTGAATTATCAAAAGGTATAGTTGCAAATTTCGCTAGAGATCCAAAAGGCGCGGATAGAGATCAGATAAGAGCTTTGGCTGCTGGTGAGGGCTTGATAGCAGTCGTAAATACCTACTATATCGGTCTTATGTTAAACTCTCCAAAACAAAGCGATATCGAAGCAGCAAAGAGTATCGGTATAATCTTTCCTAACCAAAAAAGCTATGGAACGCATATAAATATCAGCGGCGTGGGACTTACGAAAGCTAGTAAGAATAGAGATAACGCTATCAAATTTATGGAGTTTTTGCTAAGTCCTGAAGCTCAAGAGATCATAGCAAATATAAATTATGAGTATCCGGTAAATAAAAATGTGAAACCTAGCCAAACTACGGCTAGCTTTGGCGAATTTAAAGAAGACGAGATATCTCTAAACAAAATAGGAGAAAATCTCAAAAAAGCCGTCTTCGTTATAGATCAGGCCGGTTGGAAATAA
- a CDS encoding ABC transporter permease: MRAIKFGAIFVALIIVFPIFFIFIEMFFGDFSLLSHFTRYLLVPYTKDTFTLLIGVLFLSSVIACISAYLVVNFKFPFSKFFEFGLVLPLAIPAYIFSFAYVGLMDYDGEFMKIFGFRLDMMNIYGAIFVISMSLYPYIYMFAKTSFKTQSKTVFEIAKVHNISAFSAFFKVSLPLAKPAIFGGIMLVAMETLSDYGTAAYYGVNTFSAGIFKVWYDLDDSYLASFLAGILMIIVFGIMFIEHINKKSYSFNNNTNLEIQKQELSSVKKSLAFLWCLVIFILAFGLPFYWLVYWSIFGDIKFDMSFVSMASNSLFIAAIASILIVVIGLFLTFSSRFFVSNLARSFVLKCSSLGYALPGASVGVCVMIVFGYVDRNFGTSLLSSSFVVLIFGFAVRFMTASVYALDSGYTKISKFIDDAAKVMKIGLFSMFFRVHLPLLKHFILLAFTLSFVDIVKELPLSLILRPFDFETLSIRAFFYATDERLYAAALPSLLIVLISLCAVISVEVYAYKKSK; encoded by the coding sequence TTGAGAGCTATTAAATTCGGGGCGATTTTCGTCGCCCTAATCATTGTTTTTCCTATATTTTTTATCTTTATCGAAATGTTTTTCGGCGATTTTTCTTTGCTGAGCCATTTTACGAGATATCTACTGGTTCCATACACCAAAGACACTTTTACGCTGCTTATTGGTGTACTTTTTCTTAGTAGTGTTATAGCTTGTATAAGTGCTTATTTAGTCGTGAATTTCAAGTTTCCTTTTAGTAAATTTTTTGAATTTGGACTTGTTTTGCCGCTTGCTATTCCTGCTTATATATTTAGTTTTGCTTATGTTGGACTTATGGATTATGATGGCGAATTTATGAAAATATTTGGCTTTAGACTCGATATGATGAATATTTATGGTGCGATTTTCGTCATAAGTATGTCGCTTTATCCATATATTTATATGTTCGCTAAAACTAGCTTTAAAACGCAGTCAAAGACGGTATTTGAGATCGCAAAAGTACATAATATATCTGCTTTTAGTGCGTTTTTTAAGGTATCACTTCCACTGGCTAAACCTGCGATTTTTGGTGGAATTATGCTTGTAGCTATGGAAACTTTGAGCGATTATGGGACGGCGGCTTATTATGGAGTCAATACCTTTAGCGCTGGCATATTTAAGGTTTGGTATGATCTTGATGATTCATATTTGGCTAGTTTTTTAGCTGGAATTTTGATGATCATAGTCTTTGGCATCATGTTTATAGAACATATAAACAAAAAATCATACAGCTTCAATAACAATACGAATTTAGAAATTCAAAAACAAGAGTTATCTTCGGTAAAAAAATCTTTAGCTTTTTTATGGTGTCTTGTAATCTTTATTTTGGCATTTGGACTACCTTTTTACTGGCTCGTTTATTGGTCTATTTTTGGAGATATTAAATTTGATATGAGTTTTGTTTCTATGGCTTCAAATTCGCTTTTTATAGCAGCGATAGCTTCTATTTTGATAGTCGTCATAGGTCTATTTTTGACATTTTCTTCGAGATTTTTCGTATCAAATTTAGCCAGAAGTTTTGTGCTAAAATGTTCATCTTTAGGATATGCTTTGCCAGGAGCTAGCGTTGGAGTTTGCGTGATGATAGTCTTTGGCTACGTGGATAGGAACTTTGGTACGAGTTTGCTTTCTAGCAGCTTTGTCGTACTTATATTTGGCTTTGCGGTTCGTTTTATGACTGCTAGCGTTTATGCTCTTGATAGTGGATATACAAAAATATCTAAATTTATAGACGACGCTGCTAAAGTTATGAAAATCGGTCTTTTTAGTATGTTTTTTAGAGTGCATTTACCGCTTTTAAAACACTTTATTTTACTTGCTTTTACTCTTTCTTTCGTAGATATCGTAAAAGAGCTTCCTTTAAGTTTGATCTTGCGTCCGTTTGATTTTGAAACTCTAAGCATCAGAGCGTTTTTTTATGCGACTGATGAGAGACTTTACGCTGCTGCGTTGCCAAGTTTGCTTATAGTTTTGATATCATTATGTGCGGTGATTTCTGTAGAAGTTTATGCTTATAAAAAGTCTAAATGA